From Candidatus Omnitrophota bacterium, one genomic window encodes:
- a CDS encoding glycosyltransferase, which translates to MSNKIKILIVSPYSLFPVHSGGKIRIFEIARNLSEYDFEVTVIDPFIKIRKRSTIVINDRLRICSVNYPLSSIFALCAYRFLPFQYIVSFHPGYRFFIREYLRAFDIYQFEHASFADLLDHLPSQKIVIYDAHNVEYDYVKSECRTAFANKLALNRIYDLEKKLILRSAGIFTCSEEDKNRFVALYGAEKDKISVIPNGVKQVSNHSGIEDDIIKKFPRLSQFDRRILFSGSDVEHNRVAVRFILDKLASQLKRECAFIIKGTCGKRFKKYKIDNVFINADGGDIKSYAAVSTAAINPVTQGGGTSLKVLDYLTYNLPVVSTEFGMRGYGDLKPFVTVSSLNRFADAILKTRYLSSEVTEVLKGYLWSSSTSKIKDIYLLLKEKVANGEQAVY; encoded by the coding sequence ATGAGCAATAAGATAAAAATATTAATAGTATCCCCTTACTCACTGTTTCCGGTCCATTCAGGCGGAAAGATACGGATTTTTGAAATAGCGCGCAATCTTTCGGAATATGACTTTGAAGTAACCGTGATTGACCCCTTCATCAAGATACGTAAGCGCAGTACCATAGTGATAAACGACAGACTGAGGATATGTTCGGTAAATTATCCGTTGTCCAGCATTTTTGCTTTATGCGCTTACAGATTTCTGCCCTTTCAGTATATTGTCTCATTTCACCCCGGTTACAGGTTTTTTATAAGGGAATATCTTAGAGCATTTGACATATATCAGTTCGAGCATGCCAGTTTTGCCGATCTACTCGATCATCTGCCGTCACAAAAAATAGTCATTTATGACGCCCATAATGTTGAATATGATTATGTAAAGTCGGAATGCCGCACTGCGTTCGCGAACAAACTGGCGTTAAACAGGATATATGACCTTGAAAAAAAGCTTATCCTGCGTTCCGCCGGAATATTTACCTGTTCGGAAGAGGACAAGAACAGGTTCGTAGCGCTTTATGGTGCCGAGAAGGACAAGATTTCGGTCATACCAAACGGTGTTAAGCAGGTTTCAAATCATAGCGGAATAGAAGATGATATAATAAAGAAATTTCCCAGGCTCTCTCAGTTTGATAGGAGGATACTTTTTTCCGGAAGCGATGTGGAGCACAACCGGGTCGCGGTCAGGTTTATATTAGATAAGCTGGCCTCACAGCTTAAAAGAGAATGCGCTTTTATTATAAAAGGCACTTGCGGAAAAAGGTTCAAAAAGTATAAAATAGATAATGTATTTATAAACGCGGACGGCGGCGACATTAAATCATACGCGGCAGTCTCGACCGCGGCCATAAACCCCGTTACACAGGGAGGCGGGACGTCTTTAAAGGTCCTTGATTACCTTACCTATAATCTGCCGGTTGTGTCTACCGAATTCGGCATGAGGGGATATGGCGACTTAAAGCCGTTTGTTACGGTAAGCAGCCTGAACCGCTTCGCCGACGCTATTCTCAAAACACGGTATTTATCATCCGAAGTTACAGAAGTGCTGAAAGGATACCTGTGGAGTAGCAGCACTTCAAAAATAAAAGATATCTACTTATTGCTGAAAGAAAAGGTGGCAAATGGTGAACAAGCTGTTTATTAA
- a CDS encoding ATP-binding cassette domain-containing protein has translation MNAIEFAEIWKQYHKREFFFAKSDLFWAIRGISFSVKQGETVSIIGPNGAGKTTIIKLISKIIYPTKGALTVKGRVVPLITMESCLNPLLNVRENVFLLISVFGLKKQNRERAFEDIIAFSGLKEFLEMPIKKFSGGMCSRLSFSIAIHMPSDILVIDEILAVGDQEFQEKCFRKIGQFKKEGKTIIFVSHNMNDVRGVSDRAIWVDHGTIREEGATDTVVTSYLTAKEEY, from the coding sequence ATGAACGCGATAGAATTTGCAGAAATTTGGAAGCAATACCATAAAAGGGAGTTTTTCTTTGCCAAATCCGACCTTTTTTGGGCCATCAGAGGCATATCCTTTTCCGTTAAACAGGGCGAAACCGTGAGCATAATCGGCCCGAACGGCGCCGGGAAGACGACAATAATAAAACTTATCTCAAAGATAATCTATCCCACAAAGGGGGCGCTTACGGTAAAAGGCAGGGTCGTACCCCTGATAACTATGGAAAGCTGCTTAAACCCCCTTTTAAATGTGCGGGAAAACGTATTCCTGCTGATATCGGTGTTCGGTCTGAAAAAGCAGAACCGAGAAAGGGCGTTTGAAGATATAATCGCCTTTTCCGGATTAAAAGAGTTCTTAGAGATGCCTATAAAAAAATTCTCCGGCGGCATGTGTTCGCGCCTCTCTTTTTCCATAGCTATCCATATGCCCAGCGATATCCTGGTGATTGACGAAATCCTGGCTGTGGGGGATCAGGAATTCCAGGAAAAATGCTTTCGGAAAATAGGTCAGTTTAAAAAAGAAGGCAAGACCATTATCTTCGTGTCGCACAATATGAATGATGTCAGAGGGGTATCTGACCGGGCTATCTGGGTTGACCACGGAACGATTCGTGAGGAAGGGGCTACGGATACTGTCGTAACTTCATATTTAACGGCAAAAGAGGAGTATTGA
- a CDS encoding ABC transporter permease: MHRSYNNIEDISLVDADSRVYENMGKTCTGNMAVDTMVRIFKESVKWRDLIIALALKELKQRYKQRYLRAAWAAVNPLFTMVIFVFIFSRVAGFSSEGVPYPVFNFVALVPWSFFAGCLVLSCNSLISNYNLITRLRFPRITIPISSVMANLLDFAITIFILAVMFAMYHISIGISAIYLIPVFLIQLLFTFGMAFILSISNAYLRDIQSSLTVIIQAWMLISPVAYSLDMIGEKYRFFYLLNPMAGILDSYRKILIHNTAPDFYCISISFFVSLAVFVLGYWFFKKLERDLADII; this comes from the coding sequence ATGCATCGGAGTTATAATAATATAGAAGATATTTCGCTTGTTGATGCTGATAGTAGAGTATATGAAAATATGGGGAAAACTTGTACTGGGAACATGGCAGTAGATACTATGGTCCGGATATTTAAAGAGTCGGTCAAATGGCGGGATCTGATCATTGCGTTGGCTCTAAAAGAATTGAAACAGCGTTATAAGCAGAGGTATTTAAGGGCTGCTTGGGCGGCAGTCAATCCTCTTTTTACCATGGTCATTTTCGTTTTTATCTTTTCCCGCGTGGCCGGATTTTCTTCCGAAGGCGTGCCTTATCCGGTTTTTAATTTTGTGGCTTTGGTGCCGTGGTCTTTTTTTGCAGGCTGCCTGGTCCTTTCATGCAATTCTCTGATATCAAATTATAATCTGATCACCCGGCTGAGATTCCCCAGGATAACCATACCCATCTCGTCGGTAATGGCGAACTTGCTTGATTTCGCGATCACCATATTTATACTCGCCGTTATGTTCGCTATGTATCATATCAGTATAGGGATCAGCGCAATATACCTTATTCCCGTATTTTTAATCCAGCTTCTTTTTACTTTCGGCATGGCCTTCATTTTGTCGATCTCGAACGCGTATTTAAGGGACATTCAGAGCTCGCTTACAGTCATTATTCAGGCCTGGATGTTAATTTCTCCCGTAGCTTATTCACTCGATATGATAGGGGAAAAGTACCGCTTTTTTTATTTATTAAACCCCATGGCCGGGATACTGGATAGCTACAGAAAAATCCTGATCCATAATACCGCGCCGGACTTTTATTGTATCTCAATTTCATTTTTTGTGTCTTTGGCTGTGTTTGTACTCGGATATTGGTTTTTTAAAAAGCTGGAACGCGATCTGGCGGATATCATTTAA
- a CDS encoding glycosyltransferase family 2 protein: MKLIVQIPCLNEEESIARTIRDIPRCIPGVDRVEVLVIDDGSSDRTAEIAIDNGADHIVCLDKTRGLGEAFLSGIKTALALGADIIVNTDGDNQYRGKDIPGIIKPILEKEAEIVIGDRRVRTMKQFSPLKRQLQILGNFVVRRASGTPVYDATSGFRAISREAALKLNLKAKFSHTIETILFAARENITLTTIPIETNLTLRPSRLAPNMWSFIIHSIAPIIQTYFFRRHNA, encoded by the coding sequence ATGAAACTCATTGTCCAGATACCCTGTCTAAACGAAGAAGAAAGCATCGCCCGGACCATAAGGGACATCCCCCGATGTATTCCCGGTGTTGATAGGGTAGAAGTATTGGTTATTGACGACGGCTCGAGTGACAGAACCGCAGAAATAGCCATAGATAACGGCGCGGACCATATCGTATGCCTTGATAAGACCAGGGGTCTCGGGGAGGCCTTTTTATCCGGCATAAAAACAGCTCTGGCGCTCGGGGCGGATATAATCGTAAATACGGACGGGGATAACCAGTACAGGGGGAAAGATATCCCCGGGATTATTAAACCTATCCTCGAAAAAGAGGCAGAAATCGTAATCGGCGACCGTCGCGTCAGAACTATGAAGCAGTTCAGCCCCCTTAAAAGACAATTACAGATCCTGGGCAATTTTGTGGTTCGCAGGGCTTCGGGCACCCCTGTTTATGATGCTACCAGCGGCTTCCGGGCTATAAGCAGAGAAGCGGCACTAAAGCTCAATCTTAAGGCCAAATTCTCGCACACCATTGAAACTATACTCTTTGCCGCCAGAGAGAATATTACCCTGACTACAATACCCATAGAAACAAACCTGACACTGCGGCCTTCGCGCCTTGCTCCCAACATGTGGAGTTTTATAATCCATTCTATAGCTCCTATTATCCAAACATACTTTTTCCGTAGGCATAATGCTTAA
- a CDS encoding glycosyltransferase family 39 protein encodes MLKKFSEKSIYIPLLLAIILIYSFGIRNIGFRQPHHATFDEILYLRLGEQLKEDPTDYIPEVDAQLKQQHRMPAYINRPIFKHPPLFPWLISLTYLAGEADIFGSMPAILAPLLSGILIIVFTFVLAAKLYDYRVGLLAAFFLSIDPIHWICSEKIWMETTLTLFMLLALLFFFCGIVQSDKLLLLSGIFAGLALLTKYTGLISLISIFIFAVLFDEKLIYRRNFWFIFIIAAVIFSPWILWNYKVYGSSFLRDMIFVHSEFYKFLNYKVLIASLSVIAAIILLLTTRLIGHRPGFKRAPFALWAVIITLFAAMALFCPSFRAAAENAFIYNRLPQTGYEIGMFAGEPWTFYFGRLLELSPLYLLSFISMVLFSLGGSREDLLLILSASLMMFFFVIWGNYQSRYLLPVIPIFLMLAGRLVIWVWDRSNTVCRVLFLAIIGYFIIKTANVDIHIALPNSVIYF; translated from the coding sequence ATGCTTAAGAAATTCTCCGAAAAATCTATATATATTCCGCTCCTTCTCGCGATTATACTCATTTACAGCTTCGGCATACGGAATATAGGCTTTCGCCAGCCCCACCACGCCACTTTTGACGAGATCCTTTACCTGCGTCTGGGGGAGCAGTTAAAAGAAGATCCGACGGATTACATTCCGGAGGTGGACGCACAGCTCAAACAGCAGCACCGGATGCCGGCTTATATAAACAGGCCCATATTTAAACATCCACCTCTCTTTCCGTGGTTAATATCGCTCACTTATCTCGCGGGAGAGGCCGATATCTTTGGCTCTATGCCCGCAATTCTGGCGCCGCTCTTATCCGGGATCTTAATCATCGTATTTACTTTCGTCTTAGCGGCAAAACTCTACGACTACCGCGTAGGGCTCCTCGCCGCGTTTTTTCTGAGCATAGACCCGATACACTGGATATGCTCCGAAAAGATATGGATGGAGACGACCCTGACACTGTTTATGCTCCTTGCGCTGCTGTTCTTCTTCTGCGGAATCGTCCAGTCGGATAAATTGCTGCTCTTAAGCGGGATATTTGCCGGTCTGGCCCTTCTTACAAAATATACGGGATTGATCTCGCTTATTTCTATATTCATATTCGCCGTCCTCTTCGACGAAAAGCTCATTTACAGGCGGAATTTCTGGTTTATATTTATTATTGCGGCGGTGATATTCTCGCCGTGGATTTTGTGGAATTACAAAGTTTACGGAAGCTCTTTTCTCCGTGATATGATCTTTGTCCACAGTGAATTTTACAAATTCCTGAATTATAAAGTTCTCATCGCCTCTTTGTCCGTCATAGCGGCCATTATATTACTGCTTACTACAAGGCTTATTGGCCATAGGCCCGGTTTTAAACGCGCCCCATTTGCGCTATGGGCAGTGATTATCACTCTCTTTGCTGCAATGGCTCTCTTCTGCCCGTCTTTCCGCGCGGCGGCGGAGAATGCATTTATATATAACCGGCTGCCGCAGACGGGTTATGAAATCGGCATGTTTGCCGGAGAGCCATGGACCTTCTATTTTGGCAGGCTGCTCGAGTTATCGCCTCTATATCTCTTATCTTTTATATCCATGGTACTTTTTTCGTTAGGGGGCAGCCGGGAGGATCTACTATTGATACTTAGCGCATCTTTAATGATGTTCTTTTTTGTGATATGGGGCAATTATCAGTCGCGCTATCTACTGCCCGTCATACCTATTTTTCTTATGCTCGCCGGCCGCTTAGTGATATGGGTGTGGGATAGATCAAATACTGTATGCCGCGTACTCTTTCTGGCTATAATAGGGTATTTTATTATAAAGACCGCAAATGTGGATATCCACATTGCGCTACCGAACAGCGTAATCTATTTTTAG
- a CDS encoding glycosyltransferase, producing MKISIIGPTHPYRSGISHYNTLLCDELKRYHDISLYSFSRQYPGFLFPGTSDIDTISRFQLKEDRAQYTIDSLNPVTWFSTLHKIRKDSPDLIIAHWWTTFWGPLYITLLPILKKMTGAKILLICHNVEDHENSSFKRLIAKKVFPVADFHIVHSEECKNRLAKMLPGTNAEKVFHPLYSVFNRNRISPEKARERLKLSGNVMLFFGIIRKYKGLRYLLEAMPFILKKTDLTLIIAGEFWEGKDYYLHLIKEKGLTDKIRVIDRFIPNEDIEIYFKAADAVVLPYVKGTGSGVAQLALAFGVPIIATKVGSLPEIVEDGKTGYLVEPENPEELADKVIKYFKSGKKDHFVKNMGQGNRIYSWKRLREAIESLL from the coding sequence ATGAAGATATCGATAATAGGCCCGACGCATCCTTATAGAAGCGGAATAAGCCATTACAACACCCTTTTATGCGACGAGCTGAAGAGGTACCACGACATCTCACTTTACAGCTTCAGCCGGCAATATCCAGGGTTTCTTTTTCCCGGCACATCAGATATCGATACGATAAGCCGTTTTCAGTTAAAAGAGGACCGCGCTCAATACACCATAGACTCTCTCAACCCTGTGACATGGTTTTCCACGTTGCATAAGATCAGAAAGGATTCTCCGGATTTGATAATAGCCCATTGGTGGACGACTTTCTGGGGGCCTTTATATATTACATTACTTCCTATTCTTAAAAAGATGACCGGTGCAAAGATCCTTCTTATATGCCACAATGTGGAAGACCACGAGAACTCATCCTTCAAGCGCCTGATAGCTAAAAAGGTCTTCCCCGTTGCGGATTTTCATATAGTCCACTCCGAAGAATGTAAAAACAGGCTGGCGAAAATGCTGCCGGGTACCAATGCCGAAAAGGTATTCCACCCCTTATACAGCGTATTTAACAGGAATAGAATAAGCCCGGAAAAAGCCAGGGAAAGATTAAAACTCTCCGGTAACGTCATGCTCTTCTTCGGTATTATCAGAAAATATAAGGGGCTCCGTTATCTTCTGGAGGCAATGCCGTTCATTCTGAAAAAAACTGACCTCACGCTTATAATAGCCGGGGAATTCTGGGAAGGTAAGGATTATTACCTGCATTTAATAAAGGAAAAGGGGTTAACAGATAAAATCAGAGTCATTGACCGGTTCATCCCTAACGAAGATATAGAAATATATTTTAAGGCGGCCGATGCCGTAGTCCTGCCTTATGTAAAAGGTACCGGTAGCGGCGTAGCGCAGCTTGCACTTGCCTTTGGGGTGCCTATTATAGCCACAAAGGTAGGTTCCCTTCCTGAAATCGTGGAAGACGGAAAGACCGGTTACCTGGTGGAACCGGAAAATCCGGAGGAACTGGCTGATAAAGTAATTAAATATTTCAAATCCGGCAAAAAGGATCATTTTGTAAAAAACATGGGGCAGGGTAACCGAATATATTCCTGGAAAAGGCTGAGAGAAGCCATTGAAAGCCTGCTATGA
- a CDS encoding nucleotidyltransferase family protein: MKLENLSLENRFLIDFLKAGLEQDPSFLDSYNPSKLNWDVIFEKALRHRIAPFFSFVIRQTAREFSVPGSAKELFHKIYKQSMERNLFIYKTAEKITDGFKEYKIPLMFIRGPILGKDLYPDIALRPMADLDLLIKKDDIPKAHDALNRLGYQNFISSYEPQRIYINENIELLLEIELNWDLEPGFGKDKDLLALEPEFLLIHLLVHLNKHIRRGETKLIWFCDIYLFIKRYGHTMDWEGFSGMIKNMRLEKHTYEILYLLKEWFGISYPDCVENGVKTIRHFYTEYDIFNPDSKHRMIYIKRPGLRVLFPDKKFMARFYSEDGKSFSYFFYLLRLYRGAVMAFNTLSRKLTR, encoded by the coding sequence ATGAAGCTTGAAAACTTATCATTAGAAAACAGGTTCCTGATCGACTTCCTGAAAGCGGGCCTTGAGCAGGATCCGTCTTTCCTTGATTCTTACAATCCATCGAAGTTAAATTGGGATGTTATTTTCGAAAAAGCCCTCAGGCACCGCATAGCCCCCTTCTTCTCTTTCGTAATACGGCAGACTGCCCGGGAATTCTCCGTCCCGGGCTCCGCCAAAGAGTTATTTCATAAGATATATAAACAGAGCATGGAGAGAAATCTCTTTATATATAAAACGGCAGAAAAGATTACGGATGGCTTTAAGGAATATAAGATCCCGCTTATGTTTATAAGAGGGCCTATTTTAGGTAAAGATTTATATCCGGATATAGCCCTGCGCCCGATGGCCGACCTTGACCTCCTTATCAAAAAAGATGATATTCCTAAAGCACATGATGCGCTTAACCGGCTGGGTTACCAGAACTTTATATCTTCATACGAGCCTCAGCGAATATACATAAATGAAAATATAGAATTACTGCTGGAGATAGAGCTGAATTGGGATCTGGAGCCCGGTTTCGGAAAAGATAAGGATCTGCTGGCGCTGGAACCCGAGTTTCTGTTGATACATTTATTGGTACACCTGAATAAACATATAAGGCGCGGCGAAACAAAGCTGATCTGGTTCTGTGATATTTATCTGTTCATAAAACGATACGGGCATACTATGGACTGGGAAGGCTTCTCAGGCATGATAAAAAATATGCGGCTTGAAAAGCATACTTATGAGATCCTCTATTTACTAAAAGAATGGTTTGGCATTTCTTATCCTGATTGCGTGGAAAACGGCGTTAAAACAATCAGGCACTTTTATACTGAATATGATATATTTAATCCCGACTCAAAGCACAGAATGATTTATATAAAAAGGCCCGGGCTCAGGGTGCTTTTTCCGGATAAGAAATTTATGGCGAGATTCTACTCTGAGGACGGAAAGAGCTTCAGTTACTTCTTTTATCTTCTCAGGCTTTACAGGGGAGCTGTCATGGCATTTAATACGCTCTCACGAAAACTTACGCGATAA
- a CDS encoding radical SAM protein, with protein MAKDILFLNLINGCNLACDYCLVRKDREEMSLKTMLTSLDYFLDANKGLLHIDFFSCESMLRFDLIKEAVEYCKPRANKDQLLSFSIITNGTLFDDKKLDFIEKHPEVCLTISLDGTEESHNCHRKYKDGRGTFKDTIKYIDRLVDMNTVFSLVVSSETAGRLMENIAFLNSLGCKKLILQFAVTQQGWTKNGVDTASDQLRRLAHFYFDNMRPNGGMDIFLIDFMVKTLERRREIDTPSDFERIVCSTLRRERAISVSPSGKVYPCLGLSSLADDNFCIGRVDDTVRLGGEECFYRKILPGFTENYSNGICRSCAVRDFCYLRGCPVVRIAGLFDDMVFSRIKGMNMVCELYRLLFREVKEVYRVSFRESVLNAMTAPL; from the coding sequence TTGGCTAAGGACATTCTTTTTTTAAATCTTATTAACGGGTGCAATCTCGCGTGCGATTATTGCCTGGTCCGTAAGGACAGAGAAGAGATGAGCCTCAAGACGATGTTAACAAGCCTCGACTATTTTCTCGACGCGAATAAGGGCCTTTTGCACATAGATTTCTTTAGTTGCGAAAGCATGCTGCGGTTTGACCTGATAAAAGAAGCAGTGGAATACTGTAAGCCGCGCGCCAATAAAGATCAGCTGCTTTCTTTCAGCATCATTACAAACGGCACTTTATTTGACGATAAAAAACTGGACTTTATAGAAAAGCATCCCGAGGTATGCCTTACTATCAGCCTGGATGGTACCGAGGAAAGCCATAATTGTCACCGGAAGTATAAAGACGGAAGAGGAACCTTTAAGGATACCATCAAATATATCGATAGATTAGTAGACATGAATACGGTGTTTTCCCTTGTTGTTTCATCTGAAACCGCAGGCAGGTTAATGGAAAATATCGCGTTTTTAAACTCTCTCGGATGCAAAAAACTTATATTACAATTTGCCGTTACACAGCAGGGGTGGACGAAAAACGGCGTGGATACCGCCAGTGACCAGTTGAGGAGACTGGCGCATTTTTACTTTGATAATATGCGCCCCAACGGCGGCATGGATATATTTCTGATCGATTTTATGGTCAAGACTCTTGAGAGGCGCCGTGAGATAGATACGCCGTCTGATTTTGAGCGTATTGTCTGTTCGACACTGCGCAGGGAAAGGGCCATATCGGTTTCGCCCTCAGGTAAGGTCTATCCCTGCCTGGGGCTTTCCTCGCTGGCAGACGATAATTTCTGCATAGGCCGTGTCGATGATACCGTAAGACTGGGCGGAGAAGAATGTTTTTACAGGAAGATATTGCCCGGATTTACCGAAAATTATTCCAATGGTATCTGCAGGAGTTGCGCGGTACGTGATTTTTGCTATTTGAGGGGTTGCCCGGTAGTAAGGATCGCGGGCCTCTTTGACGATATGGTTTTTTCACGTATAAAAGGGATGAATATGGTTTGCGAATTATATAGATTACTTTTCAGGGAGGTAAAGGAGGTTTATCGCGTAAGTTTTCGTGAGAGCGTATTAAATGCCATGACAGCTCCCCTGTAA
- a CDS encoding hemolysin family protein, with translation MSAIAIVSLIILLLLAAVTAASEISFIAISRLRLRKLASDGSKPAQIILKILEAPERFFGTILIANNVVGALIAALITVILVSLVGEARGVLFATIIAAFLIIFFEVLAKSYAAMYAERLSLRLARPIYVLVRFLAPVASAFSVVINFITKITGGTKKAKTFITEEEIRAFIKIAQEDGTLLKERYLMLSRVLDLSKTVVRSVMTPKDQIVSFDVDSNIDDMLDKVIESGYSRFPVYKSGPDNIVGIIKTKDLLNVVVNKGLVVLHDIISPPVVVPGSKKVTELLAEFQKGHTHLAIVTGENGKIEGLVTLEDLLEEIVGEIQDEYDIESKS, from the coding sequence ATGAGCGCCATAGCCATCGTATCCCTTATTATATTGCTTCTCTTGGCTGCTGTGACTGCCGCATCAGAGATCTCATTCATCGCTATAAGCCGCCTGCGCCTCCGCAAGCTGGCATCAGACGGATCAAAACCCGCCCAGATAATATTGAAGATCCTGGAAGCCCCCGAGAGGTTCTTCGGGACTATATTGATTGCTAATAATGTAGTCGGCGCCCTGATAGCCGCTCTTATTACCGTAATACTTGTCTCTTTGGTGGGAGAGGCAAGGGGCGTGCTTTTTGCCACCATCATAGCGGCCTTTCTTATAATATTCTTTGAAGTATTGGCAAAGAGTTATGCCGCAATGTACGCCGAAAGACTTTCGCTAAGATTAGCCAGGCCGATATATGTTTTGGTGCGCTTTCTTGCTCCCGTGGCCAGTGCCTTTTCAGTAGTAATAAATTTTATCACCAAAATTACGGGCGGTACCAAGAAGGCAAAAACCTTCATTACGGAGGAAGAGATAAGGGCGTTTATTAAAATAGCCCAGGAAGACGGCACGCTCCTTAAAGAGAGATACTTGATGCTGTCGCGCGTCCTCGATCTAAGTAAGACAGTGGTCAGGAGCGTTATGACTCCGAAGGATCAGATAGTCTCTTTTGACGTAGATTCCAATATAGACGACATGCTGGACAAGGTTATTGAATCGGGTTATTCTAGATTCCCTGTTTATAAGTCCGGCCCGGATAATATCGTGGGTATAATAAAGACAAAAGATCTCCTAAACGTGGTCGTCAATAAAGGCCTTGTTGTTTTGCATGATATTATATCGCCGCCAGTAGTTGTCCCGGGTTCCAAAAAGGTTACGGAACTTCTGGCAGAATTTCAAAAAGGGCATACCCACCTTGCTATAGTGACCGGCGAAAACGGCAAGATAGAAGGCCTGGTGACGCTGGAGGACCTTCTTGAGGAGATCGTCGGCGAAATACAGGATGAGTACGATATTGAAAGTAAAAGCTAA